One Candidatus Wallbacteria bacterium genomic window carries:
- a CDS encoding cell division protein SepF has protein sequence MNKFLKKVWDFFTFEDYEEDEQEEPAENKPAPPKLKLEVSVLAIANYDEVVKITTRLKEQQGVIADLSRLTSDERKRAIDFVCGTIYALNGNLQKLSENTFFFAPSFVSFKVERGKPEEEIFGKD, from the coding sequence GTGAACAAGTTTCTCAAAAAAGTCTGGGATTTTTTCACTTTTGAGGATTATGAAGAGGATGAGCAGGAGGAACCTGCCGAAAATAAACCCGCTCCACCGAAGCTCAAGCTCGAAGTCAGCGTGCTTGCGATTGCCAATTATGATGAGGTGGTCAAGATTACTACCAGGCTCAAGGAACAGCAGGGAGTGATCGCTGATCTGTCCAGGCTGACCTCAGACGAGCGCAAAAGGGCGATCGATTTCGTCTGCGGTACGATTTATGCCCTCAACGGCAACCTGCAGAAACTTTCCGAAAACACTTTCTTTTTCGCTCCCTCCTTTGTCAGTTTCAAAGTTGAACGGGGAAAACCGGAAGAAGAAATCTTCGGTAAGGATTGA
- the mtnA gene encoding S-methyl-5-thioribose-1-phosphate isomerase, whose protein sequence is MTNARKDLKTFYFEDGTLFLLNQLKLPLKIEYIPCRTVKQVARAIRKMIVRGAPAIGVTAAYGMALAAREFEGNRAFVKKMERSAELLRSTRPTAVNLAWALERMRKLYSNSALPSLEIAILMLREAVRIDCEDLSLCRKIGAAGAELIAHGDGILTHCNAGALATAGWGTALGVIRSAHESGKKIRVFIDETRPYLQGARITALEIMKMGIECYLICDNMAGYMMKKGEIRKVIVGADRIAANGDTANKIGTYSLAVLASYHNIPFFVAAPVSTFDLTLKSGELIPIEERPECEITTIRGKRIAPLGVKVKNPAFDVTPAELISAIITEHGIVRPPFQGKLAKLEPVLK, encoded by the coding sequence ATGACGAACGCAAGGAAAGATCTTAAAACCTTTTATTTCGAAGATGGGACCCTCTTTCTCCTCAATCAGTTGAAACTTCCCCTGAAAATCGAGTACATCCCCTGCAGAACCGTGAAACAGGTGGCACGGGCGATCAGGAAAATGATCGTCAGAGGGGCTCCTGCGATCGGTGTGACTGCAGCCTATGGGATGGCTCTGGCAGCACGGGAATTTGAGGGTAACCGCGCCTTTGTAAAAAAAATGGAGCGCTCAGCCGAGCTTCTGCGCAGCACCCGGCCGACAGCCGTGAATCTGGCCTGGGCGCTGGAGCGGATGAGAAAACTCTATTCCAACTCAGCATTGCCTTCCTTGGAGATAGCGATACTGATGCTCAGGGAAGCGGTCCGGATCGATTGCGAGGATCTGAGCCTCTGCAGAAAGATCGGCGCAGCAGGTGCTGAACTGATCGCCCACGGTGACGGGATACTGACCCACTGCAATGCCGGGGCTCTAGCCACAGCCGGCTGGGGGACGGCTCTGGGAGTGATCCGGTCAGCCCATGAATCCGGGAAAAAGATCCGGGTTTTCATCGATGAGACCAGACCTTATCTCCAGGGAGCCAGAATCACGGCTCTGGAAATAATGAAAATGGGGATCGAATGTTATCTGATCTGTGACAATATGGCCGGATATATGATGAAAAAAGGTGAAATCCGGAAAGTGATTGTAGGCGCAGACCGCATCGCGGCAAACGGGGACACTGCGAATAAAATCGGCACTTATTCCCTGGCTGTGCTGGCTTCGTATCACAACATCCCGTTTTTCGTGGCAGCCCCTGTCTCCACTTTTGACCTGACCTTGAAATCAGGCGAGCTGATTCCGATCGAAGAGCGGCCGGAGTGCGAAATCACCACTATCAGAGGGAAGAGAATCGCTCCCCTGGGCGTGAAAGTCAAAAATCCGGCCTTTGATGTGACCCCGGCAGAGCTGATCAGCGCGATCATCACAGAGCACGGGATTGTAAGGCCGCCTTTTCAGGGCAAACTGGCCAAACTGGAACCGGTTCTAAAGTAA
- a CDS encoding phosphatidylserine decarboxylase, whose product MINREGIKLSLPLIAGFLFLSAFGKSRLSLIFRNIFGLIAIFILYFFRDPKRKTLADDNILYSPADGRITMIKEQDDGWLVHIFMSPFDVHINRAPCRGQVESLNYVPGKCLPAFKKEALEQNESNTTVIKNENFSITVRQISGILARKIVCWVSQGEEIRQGQKIGMIKFGSGCQLTVPKHFSLVVFEGEHVRAGLTPVAVQAETK is encoded by the coding sequence ATGATCAACCGCGAAGGGATCAAACTTTCCCTGCCTCTGATTGCGGGATTCCTGTTCCTGTCCGCTTTCGGAAAATCCAGGCTCAGCCTTATTTTCAGAAATATCTTTGGGCTGATCGCCATCTTCATTCTGTATTTTTTCCGCGATCCCAAACGCAAAACCCTTGCAGACGACAATATCCTTTACTCCCCGGCTGACGGCAGAATCACAATGATCAAAGAGCAGGATGACGGCTGGCTGGTGCACATTTTCATGTCCCCGTTCGATGTGCACATCAACCGCGCTCCCTGCAGAGGCCAGGTCGAATCCTTAAACTATGTCCCTGGAAAATGCCTGCCGGCCTTTAAAAAGGAAGCTCTCGAACAGAATGAGAGTAACACTACAGTGATCAAGAACGAAAATTTTTCCATTACTGTCAGGCAGATCTCCGGAATCCTCGCCCGCAAGATAGTCTGCTGGGTAAGCCAGGGTGAAGAAATCCGCCAGGGGCAGAAAATCGGGATGATCAAATTCGGTTCAGGCTGCCAGCTGACAGTGCCCAAGCATTTTTCCCTGGTCGTGTTCGAAGGGGAACATGTCAGGGCCGGCCTGACCCCGGTCGCTGTTCAAGCGGAAACCAAGTAA
- the thiE gene encoding thiamine phosphate synthase, which translates to MLQIIDANLNRLQEGLRVIEEYYRFLAPCDAAGGELYRLRHRVAVQAEKIGFLPARNTQLDPGKNRSGGNRKSLARVVTANFKRCQEAARVLEEYCKVCSCNSGFWQKIRFSLYEIESGFRVKTLIDRELYLILTPKYCREEPELIAEKACRAGVEIIQFRPKHWPDARALESAVRIRKITEAYGVTFLINDRPDLAMLSCADGVHLGQDDIPAAEARKMLGYSRIIGLSVHSIAQLKSAGGEADYLALGPVFSCLSKEKAEPIVGLQALNEAGKLDLTVPLFAVGGISERNFEEIYSLGQFRLAFMTALSMNIDPVKCIRKIRKIRRKYESKR; encoded by the coding sequence TTGCTGCAGATCATAGACGCAAATCTGAATCGGCTTCAGGAAGGGTTACGGGTGATTGAAGAATATTACAGATTCCTGGCTCCTTGTGATGCCGCAGGAGGGGAACTGTACCGGCTGAGGCACAGAGTGGCTGTTCAGGCTGAAAAAATCGGATTTTTACCTGCCAGGAACACCCAGCTTGATCCTGGGAAAAATAGATCAGGAGGCAATCGAAAAAGCCTGGCCAGGGTTGTGACCGCCAATTTCAAACGCTGTCAGGAAGCAGCCAGAGTACTGGAAGAATATTGCAAAGTCTGCTCCTGCAACAGTGGATTCTGGCAGAAAATACGCTTCAGCCTTTACGAAATTGAATCGGGTTTCAGGGTAAAAACTTTGATCGACAGGGAGCTGTATCTGATCCTGACCCCGAAGTACTGCAGGGAAGAACCTGAACTGATTGCAGAAAAAGCCTGCCGCGCAGGAGTTGAAATCATTCAATTCAGGCCTAAGCACTGGCCTGATGCCCGCGCCCTGGAGTCTGCCGTCAGAATCAGAAAAATCACTGAAGCATATGGAGTGACTTTTCTGATCAATGACCGGCCGGATCTGGCGATGCTCTCCTGCGCTGATGGAGTGCATCTTGGCCAGGACGACATTCCTGCTGCCGAAGCCAGGAAAATGCTTGGTTATTCCAGGATAATCGGGTTATCAGTCCACAGCATCGCTCAATTGAAATCTGCAGGGGGGGAAGCCGATTACCTGGCTCTGGGACCGGTATTTTCCTGCCTGAGTAAAGAAAAGGCTGAGCCGATTGTCGGACTGCAGGCATTAAATGAAGCAGGGAAACTGGATTTAACTGTTCCCTTGTTTGCAGTCGGAGGAATTTCTGAGCGAAATTTTGAAGAGATTTACAGCCTGGGTCAATTCAGGCTGGCATTCATGACTGCTCTCAGCATGAACATAGATCCTGTGAAATGCATCAGGAAAATTCGAAAAATAAGGAGAAAGTATGAAAGCAAAAGATAA
- the tsaD gene encoding tRNA (adenosine(37)-N6)-threonylcarbamoyltransferase complex transferase subunit TsaD encodes MNVLGVETSCDDTSLALVRDGRLVGCLTSSQTVTHQRFGGVVPEVASREHLKEIIPLYHRLLSETGVLTSDLDLIGATFGPGLSGSLLVGAQFASGLSAHLGCPCLPVNHLEGHVFSVFLDGSPLPAYPWLILLVSGGHTALILALGPHSYRMLGETIDDSVGECFDKVARFLSLDYPGGPQIEQKAEGGAVLYQFPQSFLKEKDYRFSYSGLKTAVCSFTERNSFRLNDICCSFQTAAINPLLVKIKQALTEFSAKVLLIAGGVSANNFLRSGCLKIGEKHGIQVLMPERKWAMDNAGMIALAAYHIHKSGKGLQRRSIDPGWTLC; translated from the coding sequence ATGAATGTACTTGGCGTGGAAACCTCCTGTGATGACACTTCCCTGGCTCTGGTCAGGGATGGACGGCTGGTCGGCTGCCTGACTTCTTCACAGACAGTCACCCACCAGCGTTTTGGAGGGGTAGTTCCGGAAGTGGCTTCCCGCGAGCATCTGAAGGAGATAATTCCCCTTTACCACCGTCTGCTTTCTGAAACCGGCGTCCTGACTTCAGATCTGGACCTGATCGGCGCTACTTTCGGCCCCGGCCTTTCAGGATCGCTGCTGGTGGGTGCCCAGTTCGCCTCAGGCCTCTCAGCCCATCTTGGCTGCCCCTGCCTGCCGGTGAATCATCTGGAAGGCCATGTTTTCTCAGTATTCCTGGATGGTTCGCCGCTGCCTGCTTATCCCTGGCTGATCCTGCTTGTTTCCGGCGGGCACACGGCTCTGATCCTGGCTCTGGGTCCTCACAGTTACCGTATGCTTGGCGAAACGATCGACGACTCGGTGGGGGAATGTTTTGATAAAGTGGCCCGGTTTCTTTCGCTGGATTATCCCGGCGGCCCGCAGATCGAACAGAAAGCCGAGGGCGGGGCGGTTCTCTATCAGTTCCCCCAGTCTTTCCTGAAAGAAAAGGATTACAGATTTTCTTACAGCGGGCTCAAGACTGCAGTCTGCAGCTTCACTGAGCGGAACAGTTTCCGGTTGAATGACATCTGCTGCTCTTTTCAGACTGCCGCGATCAACCCGCTGCTTGTCAAAATCAAGCAGGCCCTGACGGAATTTTCAGCAAAAGTCTTGCTGATTGCGGGAGGGGTGTCTGCCAACAACTTTCTGCGCAGCGGTTGTCTGAAGATCGGAGAAAAGCATGGAATTCAGGTCCTGATGCCTGAGCGGAAATGGGCGATGGACAATGCCGGCATGATCGCGCTGGCGGCTTACCACATCCATAAATCCGGAAAAGGACTGCAGCGGCGAAGCATCGATCCCGGGTGGACCCTTTGCTGA
- a CDS encoding YkgJ family cysteine cluster protein — MPFKCRCPHCSSEFHIFNFRETDFLCPVCRKKILSRKFDREKVKQLPCRNCGACCRFVPELTASDLARFRKKFPEPDEYLYEKKGKLYFYLLDENSQRRLSSTKLAGCYCIFFDRRTGFCAIHTFKPAQCTALEASFACRGEQKPEVDFSKI; from the coding sequence ATGCCTTTTAAATGCCGGTGCCCGCACTGCAGTTCGGAATTCCATATTTTTAATTTCCGGGAAACTGATTTTCTCTGCCCGGTCTGCCGGAAAAAGATTCTCTCCCGGAAATTTGACAGGGAGAAAGTCAAACAGCTTCCCTGCAGAAACTGCGGGGCTTGCTGCAGATTCGTGCCTGAACTTACAGCTTCGGATCTTGCGAGATTCAGGAAGAAGTTTCCTGAGCCTGATGAATATTTGTACGAAAAGAAGGGGAAGCTCTACTTCTATCTTCTGGATGAGAACAGTCAGCGCAGGCTGAGCAGCACCAAACTGGCAGGCTGCTACTGTATTTTTTTCGACCGCAGGACAGGGTTCTGTGCGATCCATACCTTCAAACCAGCGCAATGCACTGCTCTGGAAGCGAGCTTTGCCTGCAGAGGCGAGCAAAAGCCGGAAGTGGATTTTTCGAAAATCTGA
- a CDS encoding YggT family protein: MERLIVAVFISFQVLIGIRVVLSWLGQERGNSFSDFVHDFTEPLLSRLRIVLPMNGMGIDLSPVIAFFLLNLLMEVVINLLRMG; the protein is encoded by the coding sequence ATGGAAAGGCTGATCGTAGCGGTATTTATCAGCTTCCAGGTGCTGATCGGGATCAGAGTGGTCCTCTCCTGGCTCGGCCAGGAACGGGGGAACAGTTTTTCCGATTTTGTCCATGATTTCACTGAACCATTATTATCCCGCCTGAGAATTGTACTGCCCATGAACGGCATGGGGATCGACCTTTCCCCGGTGATCGCCTTTTTTCTGCTGAATCTCCTGATGGAGGTTGTGATCAATCTCCTGAGGATGGGATGA
- the serS gene encoding serine--tRNA ligase: protein MHSFKDIRENPERFKLGWLKRGLYEEKIPVAEALSLAPEIKVPLLELIMDLDKKRRDLLYRVEEIKRLKNEASKEIGKCKKEGRDTAPIIGKMQGLGEEEKQKTDELRVTEENLNTLLVSTPNIPAADVPPGDDESFNQIVRSHGTPAVFQFEPLPHYELGGKLGMMDFDRAGKISGSRFSILFDDLALLEWSLMRFMLDQQMSKGYRLTLPPFLINGSSMFGTGQLPKFAEDAFKCEKWDLYLAPTAEVPVTNFHRDEILEGSQLPIRYCAYTPCFRSEAGSYGKDMKGLIRQHQFNKVELVKFTLPEKSEEEHQSLLSDAEEILRKLQIPYRVSLLCSRDMGFSAEKCYDIEVWLPSEKRFREISSCSNFGDFQARRANIRFRRESTGKLEFVHTLNGSGLAVGRTLIAVMENFQQEDGSISVPEVLRPYLGKDLIKRQR, encoded by the coding sequence ATGCATTCTTTCAAAGATATCAGGGAAAACCCCGAGCGTTTCAAGCTGGGCTGGCTCAAGCGTGGCCTGTATGAAGAGAAAATCCCGGTCGCTGAAGCTCTCTCGCTTGCACCTGAAATCAAGGTCCCGCTGCTTGAATTGATCATGGATCTGGACAAAAAAAGGCGCGACCTTCTCTACAGGGTGGAAGAGATCAAGCGCTTGAAAAACGAGGCCAGCAAGGAAATCGGAAAGTGCAAGAAAGAAGGACGCGACACTGCTCCGATCATAGGGAAAATGCAGGGACTGGGTGAAGAGGAAAAACAGAAAACCGATGAGCTGCGGGTGACTGAGGAGAATCTTAACACCCTGCTGGTGAGCACCCCAAACATTCCAGCTGCGGACGTTCCACCAGGCGACGACGAGTCTTTCAATCAGATCGTCAGGAGCCATGGCACGCCTGCAGTCTTTCAATTCGAGCCCCTGCCCCACTATGAACTGGGCGGAAAGCTCGGCATGATGGATTTTGACCGGGCCGGCAAGATTTCAGGCTCCCGTTTTTCCATCCTGTTCGACGATCTGGCGCTGCTGGAATGGTCGCTGATGCGCTTCATGCTCGACCAGCAGATGAGCAAAGGCTATCGCCTTACCCTGCCACCGTTCCTCATCAACGGTTCATCGATGTTCGGCACAGGCCAGCTGCCGAAATTTGCGGAGGATGCCTTCAAATGCGAAAAATGGGATCTCTATCTCGCTCCCACGGCGGAAGTGCCGGTCACCAATTTCCACCGCGATGAAATTCTGGAAGGTTCGCAGCTTCCGATCAGATACTGCGCCTATACTCCGTGCTTCAGAAGCGAAGCAGGTTCATATGGCAAAGATATGAAGGGCCTGATCAGGCAGCATCAGTTCAATAAAGTGGAACTGGTCAAGTTCACCCTGCCTGAAAAATCCGAAGAAGAGCATCAAAGCCTGCTCAGCGATGCAGAGGAAATACTCAGAAAGCTCCAGATCCCTTACAGAGTTTCTCTGCTCTGCTCGCGCGACATGGGGTTTTCCGCGGAGAAATGCTATGACATCGAAGTCTGGCTGCCTTCAGAAAAACGCTTCCGTGAAATCTCGTCCTGCAGCAATTTCGGCGACTTCCAGGCCAGGCGCGCCAATATCCGCTTCCGCAGGGAATCCACCGGAAAGCTGGAATTCGTGCATACTCTCAATGGATCCGGACTGGCCGTCGGCCGTACCCTGATCGCAGTGATGGAAAACTTCCAGCAGGAAGACGGATCGATCTCAGTCCCTGAAGTTTTAAGGCCGTATCTTGGCAAAGACCTGATCAAGAGGCAGCGATGA
- a CDS encoding DivIVA domain-containing protein — MITPIELSRIKFNQSFRGYDVHEVEEFIIRISQDYEKLFAENQALKKKLGLMENKLAGYAEMETNLKKTLVSAQKTSTEVREDAVRKSDIILREAELNAERVVEEARQEARELTNKIRMLKRQKKLVRDELLGVIKRYHDLLETEDDERKERS, encoded by the coding sequence ATGATTACCCCAATTGAACTGTCCAGGATCAAGTTCAATCAGTCGTTCCGGGGTTATGATGTCCACGAGGTGGAAGAATTCATCATCCGCATCTCCCAGGATTATGAGAAGCTTTTCGCTGAAAACCAGGCTCTTAAAAAGAAGCTCGGCCTGATGGAAAACAAGCTCGCAGGCTATGCGGAAATGGAAACAAACCTGAAAAAGACCCTGGTTTCAGCGCAGAAAACCTCGACCGAAGTCCGGGAGGACGCTGTCCGGAAATCCGACATCATTCTGCGCGAGGCTGAATTGAACGCAGAGCGTGTAGTGGAGGAAGCCAGGCAGGAAGCCAGGGAACTCACCAACAAGATCAGGATGCTGAAGCGGCAGAAAAAACTGGTGCGCGACGAACTCCTGGGCGTGATCAAGCGCTATCATGACCTTCTGGAGACTGAAGATGACGAACGCAAGGAAAGATCTTAA
- a CDS encoding sulfide-dependent adenosine diphosphate thiazole synthase, which produces MLKESLISKAIISRYFQKLQNCLELDVAIAGGGPSGLVAARYLAESGLKTALFEKKLSVGGGIWGGGMLFNEIVVGDEGKNILESMGVTTERYQAGYHTADSVEATAALVFQARKAGAFIFNTIAVEDLIVRHGRVCGFVINWTPVEMTGLHVDPLAVEAKICLEATGHPLEILQTLVRKNDLKLNTPTGKVMGERSMEAESAEALVVEHTGEIFPGLFVSGMAASAAYGAPRMGPIFGGMLQSGKKVAELIIRELKGKKMEV; this is translated from the coding sequence ATGTTAAAAGAATCTCTGATCAGCAAGGCAATCATTTCCCGCTATTTCCAGAAGCTGCAGAACTGCCTGGAACTGGATGTGGCGATCGCAGGAGGAGGGCCATCCGGCCTGGTTGCAGCCAGATATCTGGCTGAAAGCGGACTGAAAACCGCTCTGTTCGAAAAAAAGCTCTCTGTCGGAGGCGGCATCTGGGGTGGAGGAATGCTGTTCAACGAGATTGTGGTGGGAGATGAAGGAAAAAACATCCTGGAATCAATGGGAGTAACCACAGAGCGATATCAAGCCGGATATCATACTGCCGACTCAGTGGAAGCCACAGCGGCCCTGGTATTTCAGGCCAGGAAGGCCGGGGCCTTTATTTTCAACACAATTGCCGTGGAAGATCTGATTGTCAGGCACGGCAGGGTCTGCGGCTTTGTGATCAACTGGACTCCTGTGGAAATGACCGGGCTGCATGTGGATCCGCTGGCAGTCGAAGCGAAAATCTGCCTGGAAGCTACCGGGCATCCGCTGGAGATCCTGCAGACGCTTGTCCGGAAAAACGACCTGAAGCTCAATACTCCTACCGGCAAAGTGATGGGCGAGCGCTCGATGGAAGCTGAGTCAGCTGAAGCCCTGGTGGTGGAACATACCGGCGAAATCTTCCCAGGTCTTTTTGTTTCCGGGATGGCAGCCAGCGCGGCCTATGGAGCTCCCAGGATGGGGCCGATTTTCGGCGGGATGCTGCAATCCGGGAAAAAGGTGGCTGAATTGATCATCCGCGAGCTGAAAGGGAAAAAAATGGAGGTTTGA
- a CDS encoding YggS family pyridoxal phosphate-dependent enzyme: METPAVIAENIRKIQAVIAASANPEAILVAVSKNQTVEAIKAAYDCGIRDFGENRVQEFQSKYPVLPADIRWHFIGSLQKNKVKYICGKVFLVHSVDSLSLACEIDRRAGQSGLTVKVLLEVKTSPEEGKQGVETAAAPLLVSEILKLEHLDFQGLMTMAPFVEDREPIISSFRALKKVKQIIEDTGETAVKYLSMGMSDDFQIALNEGTSIIRIGRGIFGERRG, encoded by the coding sequence ATGGAGACTCCGGCAGTCATCGCAGAAAACATCAGGAAGATCCAAGCTGTAATTGCCGCTTCAGCGAACCCTGAGGCGATTCTGGTTGCGGTCTCTAAAAACCAGACAGTGGAAGCCATCAAGGCCGCTTATGATTGCGGGATCAGGGATTTCGGAGAAAACCGGGTGCAGGAATTCCAGTCGAAATACCCGGTTCTGCCGGCAGACATCCGCTGGCATTTCATCGGGAGCCTGCAGAAGAACAAGGTCAAATACATCTGCGGCAAAGTGTTCCTGGTGCACTCAGTGGACAGTCTCAGCCTTGCCTGCGAAATCGACAGACGGGCAGGCCAATCCGGCTTGACTGTGAAAGTGCTGCTTGAAGTCAAGACTTCCCCTGAAGAAGGGAAACAGGGTGTGGAGACCGCTGCTGCCCCCTTGCTGGTCTCTGAAATCCTGAAACTCGAACATCTCGATTTTCAGGGATTGATGACAATGGCTCCGTTTGTTGAAGACAGGGAACCGATCATTTCCTCTTTCAGGGCTTTGAAAAAAGTTAAGCAGATTATTGAAGATACGGGAGAGACTGCTGTAAAATATCTTTCAATGGGAATGAGCGACGATTTTCAGATCGCTCTCAATGAAGGTACCAGCATTATAAGAATCGGACGTGGAATATTCGGTGAAAGGAGAGGGTAA
- the thiC gene encoding phosphomethylpyrimidine synthase ThiC, whose product MKAKDNSQENALKKIAVKENLDFQTLKMNFLAGSVVYLKNRQRQIEPVGIGKNLPTRVNVNLGTSGDLNCIEDEFLKLEVCEKYGADAVMDLSTAGDLKKIRQEILKRSSIPLGTVPIYEAYLKAQKKYGDFALMQAAEMLDIVAGQADEGVDFMTVHAGVTLETVRKLELKRRLLGIVSRGGSFLSYWMSKNNAENPFLTHFDELLEIMAGRNVVLSLGDGLRPGCIFDATDRSQISELLLMGELRDRAIGKGVQVMIEGPGHVPRSEIKANMELEKKLCGGAPFYVLGPIPADVAPGYDHICAAVGGALAAAAGADFLCCVTPAEHLRLPDLGDIREGLMAARIAAQIGDLEKGVRKAWDRNLMMDQARAAFDWKKQEKFALDPVKFRDYRESVQLADRETCSMCGELCALKIYGKSGGTKNKI is encoded by the coding sequence ATGAAAGCAAAAGATAATTCGCAGGAAAATGCCCTGAAAAAGATCGCCGTGAAAGAGAATCTTGATTTTCAGACCTTGAAAATGAATTTTCTGGCTGGATCAGTAGTTTATCTGAAAAACCGCCAGCGGCAGATTGAACCTGTGGGAATCGGAAAAAATCTTCCGACCAGGGTTAATGTCAATCTGGGCACTTCCGGAGACCTGAATTGCATTGAAGACGAGTTTTTGAAGCTGGAAGTATGTGAAAAATACGGCGCTGATGCCGTAATGGATCTTTCCACAGCAGGAGACTTGAAAAAAATCAGGCAAGAGATTCTGAAGCGGTCCTCGATCCCTTTAGGGACAGTGCCGATTTATGAGGCATATCTAAAGGCACAAAAAAAGTACGGAGATTTTGCCCTGATGCAGGCGGCTGAAATGCTTGACATTGTAGCCGGCCAGGCCGATGAAGGTGTGGATTTCATGACCGTTCACGCTGGCGTGACGCTGGAAACTGTCAGAAAACTCGAGCTAAAGAGGCGGCTTTTGGGGATCGTCAGCCGCGGAGGCAGTTTTCTGTCGTACTGGATGTCCAAAAACAATGCTGAAAACCCTTTTCTGACTCATTTTGACGAACTGCTGGAGATCATGGCCGGCCGGAATGTAGTGCTAAGCCTGGGCGACGGGTTGAGACCAGGCTGCATTTTCGACGCCACCGACAGGTCCCAGATTTCAGAACTTCTGCTGATGGGGGAACTCAGGGACAGGGCCATCGGGAAAGGAGTGCAGGTGATGATCGAAGGGCCGGGGCATGTCCCGCGCTCTGAAATTAAAGCCAACATGGAACTTGAAAAGAAACTCTGTGGAGGCGCGCCGTTCTATGTGCTTGGTCCGATACCGGCCGATGTCGCCCCCGGTTACGACCATATCTGCGCAGCTGTGGGAGGAGCTCTCGCGGCTGCGGCTGGAGCGGATTTTCTCTGCTGTGTCACTCCTGCGGAGCACCTGAGGCTGCCTGACCTTGGCGACATCCGCGAAGGATTGATGGCTGCAAGGATCGCGGCACAGATCGGAGACCTGGAGAAGGGTGTCCGGAAAGCCTGGGATAGGAATCTCATGATGGATCAGGCCAGAGCGGCATTTGACTGGAAAAAACAGGAGAAATTCGCCCTTGATCCTGTGAAGTTCAGGGATTACCGTGAAAGCGTGCAGCTTGCCGACCGCGAGACCTGTTCGATGTGCGGTGAACTCTGCGCGCTGAAGATATATGGAAAATCAGGCGGAACAAAAAATAAGATCTGA